One window of the Halobacteriovorax sp. JY17 genome contains the following:
- a CDS encoding AAA family ATPase — MSIVEIADEIYKLKEKIVLIYAFNTTGKTRLSIAYKNATKSESRHTGVYYNAFSEDLFSWDNDIENDESNIRLMIKKSSLNKFHSLFTEEDVMKKLELYKPKYNFFFDYIDDDMEKGIEGIRFIVGQSEEDQEQIKISRGEERIFVWCLFLAMFEVEGWADEQNAHFFIDDPVSSLDDHNIFITATTLYALIEKHFEHRKIIITTHHIGIYSILSNWLTKGEKADKYKKNTKQLIVNRKEEGLQLEPIRKSIFLYHLHLLQTLDKANSENSLVTFHFALLRQVLENIASFLGVGQFSYVLNQIGIENEDEVSNILNVLAHEKVYRYQTEKMNPDNELLFNNILEKLKDKYQFVLRTE; from the coding sequence ATGTCCATAGTAGAAATTGCAGATGAAATATATAAATTGAAAGAAAAAATTGTTTTAATTTATGCCTTTAACACAACTGGGAAAACAAGACTGTCGATAGCATATAAAAATGCAACCAAAAGCGAAAGTAGGCATACAGGTGTTTATTATAACGCCTTTAGTGAAGATTTATTCTCATGGGATAATGATATTGAGAATGATGAGAGCAACATACGATTAATGATTAAAAAAAGTAGTCTTAACAAATTCCATTCTCTTTTCACAGAAGAAGATGTTATGAAAAAATTGGAGTTATATAAACCGAAATATAATTTTTTCTTTGATTATATTGATGATGATATGGAAAAAGGTATAGAGGGAATTAGGTTCATTGTAGGTCAAAGCGAAGAAGATCAAGAGCAAATAAAAATTTCTAGAGGCGAAGAGCGAATCTTTGTCTGGTGTTTATTTCTTGCGATGTTTGAAGTTGAAGGATGGGCCGATGAACAAAATGCTCATTTTTTTATTGATGATCCCGTTTCAAGTCTTGATGATCATAATATATTCATAACTGCTACAACTTTGTATGCGTTAATTGAAAAACATTTTGAGCATAGAAAAATTATTATAACTACCCATCATATTGGAATTTATTCGATATTGTCTAATTGGTTAACAAAGGGTGAAAAAGCTGATAAATACAAAAAAAACACTAAACAATTAATTGTCAATCGAAAAGAAGAAGGCCTGCAACTTGAACCAATTCGGAAAAGTATTTTTCTATATCACCTTCACTTGCTGCAAACTTTAGACAAGGCAAATTCAGAAAATAGCTTGGTTACATTTCATTTTGCTTTGTTAAGACAAGTCTTGGAAAATATCGCTTCATTTTTGGGGGTTGGCCAATTTTCATATGTTTTGAACCAAATAGGCATTGAGAATGAAGACGAGGTGTCGAATATTCTTAACGTTCTTGCACATGAAAAAGTCTATAGATATCAAACAGAAAAGATGAATCCTGATAACGAATTACTATTTAATAATATTCTTGAGAAACTAAAAGATAAATATCAGTTTGTTTTGCGAACGGAGTAA
- a CDS encoding type I restriction-modification system subunit M: MTKEQLNQLGKTLWAIANDLRGAMNADDFRDYMLSFLFLRYLSDNYELAAKKELGKDYPKLSNDNKTAPISIWYKQNGKDVNAFEKQMRRKVHYVIKPEYLWTNIAELARTQNEDLLHVLQKGFKYIENESFESTFQGLFSEINLDSEKLGKKYTDRNKKLCNIVQKIAEGIAQFSADSDTLGDAYEYLIGQFAAGSGKKAGEFYTPQAMSTILSEIVSLDAQDPSKGPKKKLDKVLDFACGSGSLLLNVRRRVGDNKGSIGKIYGQEKNITTYNLARMNMLLHGLKDTEFEIHHGDSLFNDWDLLNEMNPSKKLECDAIVANPPFSLRWEPTDTLADDFRFKNYGLAPKSAADFAFLLHGFHFLSNEGTMAIILPHGVLFRGGAEQEIRAKLLRDNNIDTVIGLPANLFYSTGIPVCILVLKKCKKFDDVLFINASEHFEKGKRQNHLLPKHIKKIVDTYTNRQEEPLYSKRVTLDEIEKKHDFNLNISRYITTQEPEEEIDLELVHSELVEINKRSEEAREKHNTFLKELGLKTI, translated from the coding sequence ATGACAAAAGAACAATTAAATCAATTAGGTAAAACATTATGGGCAATCGCAAATGATCTACGTGGAGCAATGAATGCTGATGATTTTCGTGATTACATGCTTTCATTTTTGTTTCTCCGATATTTGTCTGATAATTATGAATTAGCAGCTAAAAAGGAGCTTGGTAAAGATTACCCTAAGTTAAGTAACGATAACAAAACTGCACCTATATCGATCTGGTACAAGCAGAATGGAAAAGATGTTAACGCATTTGAAAAACAGATGCGTAGGAAGGTTCATTATGTAATTAAGCCTGAATATTTATGGACTAATATCGCTGAATTGGCACGTACTCAAAACGAAGATCTACTTCATGTTTTACAAAAAGGATTTAAGTATATTGAGAACGAATCTTTTGAGAGTACATTTCAAGGTCTGTTTTCAGAAATTAATCTTGATTCTGAAAAGCTAGGAAAAAAGTATACTGATAGAAATAAAAAGCTGTGTAATATTGTTCAGAAAATTGCAGAAGGGATTGCACAGTTCTCTGCGGACAGTGACACACTTGGTGATGCTTACGAGTATTTGATAGGGCAATTTGCTGCGGGATCAGGGAAAAAGGCAGGCGAATTTTATACACCTCAAGCGATGTCTACAATCTTATCTGAAATTGTATCGCTTGACGCACAAGACCCGTCAAAAGGACCAAAGAAAAAACTGGATAAAGTTTTAGACTTTGCTTGTGGGTCAGGATCTCTACTTTTAAATGTACGTAGGCGTGTTGGTGATAATAAGGGAAGTATTGGGAAGATCTACGGTCAAGAAAAGAACATTACAACATATAACTTAGCACGTATGAATATGCTCCTTCATGGTCTTAAAGATACTGAGTTTGAAATTCATCACGGTGATTCTCTGTTTAACGATTGGGATTTATTAAATGAGATGAATCCATCAAAAAAATTGGAATGTGATGCTATTGTGGCCAATCCGCCATTTAGTTTAAGATGGGAGCCAACGGATACACTTGCGGATGATTTTAGGTTTAAAAACTATGGACTAGCCCCGAAGTCAGCAGCTGACTTTGCATTTCTTCTTCATGGATTTCACTTTTTATCTAATGAAGGAACAATGGCAATTATATTACCTCATGGAGTGTTGTTTCGAGGTGGAGCGGAGCAAGAAATTCGAGCAAAACTATTAAGAGATAACAATATCGATACAGTTATTGGACTACCTGCGAATTTGTTTTATTCAACAGGAATTCCTGTATGTATATTAGTTTTAAAAAAATGCAAGAAATTTGATGATGTATTATTTATAAATGCCAGTGAGCATTTCGAGAAAGGTAAAAGACAAAATCATTTATTACCTAAACATATTAAAAAAATTGTAGATACATATACGAATCGTCAGGAAGAGCCTCTATATTCAAAACGAGTAACTCTGGATGAAATAGAAAAAAAACATGATTTTAATTTAAACATTTCTAGATATATAACAACCCAAGAACCAGAAGAAGAAATTGATTTGGAATTAGTTCATAGCGAACTTGTCGAAATTAATAAGCGAAGTGAAGAAGCTAGAGAGAAACACAATACCTTTTTAAAAGAACTAGGCTTAAAGACAATATAG
- a CDS encoding ATP-binding protein: MLFGEDFLLDHAKNMVTNPKVAMMELIANSSDAGALVVKITWPEKEKELLKIEDNGIGLTFEEFEERWETLSYKRRKNLGNDVIFPEDIPSPHPIRKLFGKSGKGRHSSFCFAESYKVITKKNGLLNEFIVKKSGTSERPFDIQNVQKNIKTDGHGTTIELVAEKGIISIEDLKDIIGSKFLMDPSFDIFINNEKIIFDDLSTFHSDKIDIPDLGTLEVIFIDSTLSERSSRLRGLVWWVHNRMVSDPSWTNLITGKNHLDGRSKSAKKYGFVIKANFLDEQVESDWQGFQDTEATRIVGKAVDDYITNKIDELLFTTREDARKEIISSNKSVITELGLVSQVRVVDFIKQLQADCPSMKQDDLINASKIFANLEKSRHGYDLLRQLSQCSVNELDRWNTIISKWDSRWAEIVLDELDSRIKLINEMEKLVHDKKTDELHELQPLFEKGLWIFGPQYESIEYQSNRTLKNIVDNFLAGDSTKLQAAKRRPDLLTSPVGAWESSRYGEDGEIIGADKVLIVELKKGGFDIKQKEIDQARDYALELKRSSAIDDSTFVECFVLGSTKDRFAVEAKLDDLKIKIVPKTYENVLRQANARLFNLRKKIESIAQISMPDEIKEVVSQAELPLGV; encoded by the coding sequence ATGCTGTTTGGAGAAGATTTTTTATTAGATCATGCAAAGAATATGGTTACTAATCCAAAAGTTGCAATGATGGAATTGATTGCAAATTCTTCTGATGCTGGAGCTCTCGTTGTTAAAATTACTTGGCCAGAAAAAGAGAAAGAACTTTTAAAGATTGAGGACAATGGAATTGGATTAACCTTTGAAGAGTTTGAAGAGAGATGGGAAACATTATCTTATAAACGAAGAAAAAATTTGGGAAATGATGTGATCTTTCCAGAAGATATACCGTCTCCTCACCCAATAAGAAAATTATTTGGAAAGTCGGGGAAAGGGAGGCATTCATCATTTTGTTTTGCGGAGAGCTACAAGGTTATTACTAAGAAGAATGGACTTTTAAACGAATTTATAGTCAAGAAAAGTGGGACTTCTGAGAGGCCATTCGATATTCAAAATGTACAAAAGAACATCAAAACAGATGGACATGGTACGACAATAGAGCTTGTTGCTGAAAAGGGAATTATAAGCATAGAAGATCTAAAAGATATTATTGGCTCCAAATTTCTAATGGATCCAAGTTTTGATATTTTTATTAATAATGAAAAGATTATATTTGATGACCTGAGTACATTTCACTCTGATAAGATTGATATTCCTGATCTTGGTACATTGGAAGTCATATTCATTGATTCAACATTATCAGAAAGAAGTTCACGCTTAAGGGGTCTTGTATGGTGGGTACACAACAGAATGGTTTCGGATCCCTCTTGGACAAACCTAATAACTGGAAAAAACCACCTGGATGGACGTAGTAAGTCTGCAAAAAAATATGGATTTGTTATTAAGGCCAACTTTCTTGATGAGCAAGTTGAGTCAGATTGGCAAGGATTTCAGGATACTGAAGCTACACGTATAGTTGGAAAAGCAGTTGATGATTATATTACAAATAAAATCGATGAACTTCTTTTCACGACTAGAGAGGATGCAAGAAAAGAAATAATATCTTCAAATAAAAGTGTAATCACTGAGTTAGGATTAGTATCACAAGTAAGAGTTGTTGATTTTATTAAGCAACTCCAAGCAGATTGTCCTTCAATGAAACAGGATGATTTAATCAATGCCTCAAAGATTTTTGCAAATCTTGAAAAATCACGCCATGGTTACGACCTCTTAAGACAGTTGTCACAGTGTTCTGTTAATGAACTTGATCGATGGAATACAATTATTTCTAAATGGGATTCACGTTGGGCAGAGATTGTATTAGATGAATTAGACTCTAGAATTAAGCTAATTAACGAAATGGAAAAACTAGTACATGATAAAAAAACTGATGAATTGCATGAGCTACAGCCGTTATTTGAAAAAGGACTTTGGATATTTGGGCCTCAATATGAATCTATAGAGTATCAGTCAAATAGAACCTTAAAAAATATTGTTGATAATTTCTTAGCTGGAGACTCAACAAAGCTTCAGGCTGCTAAAAGACGCCCAGATCTTTTAACTAGCCCTGTTGGTGCTTGGGAATCAAGTAGATATGGTGAAGATGGTGAAATCATTGGTGCTGACAAAGTATTGATTGTTGAACTTAAAAAAGGTGGATTTGATATAAAGCAAAAGGAAATTGATCAAGCTAGAGATTATGCATTAGAGCTTAAACGTTCTAGTGCGATTGATGATAGTACATTTGTGGAATGTTTTGTTTTAGGATCAACAAAAGATCGATTTGCTGTTGAAGCTAAACTAGATGATTTAAAAATAAAAATTGTTCCCAAAACATACGAAAATGTTTTGCGTCAGGCAAATGCAAGATTGTTTAATTTAAGAAAGAAAATTGAAAGTATTGCTCAAATATCTATGCCTGATGAAATCAAAGAAGTTGTTTCTCAAGCAGAGTTACCTCTTGGAGTTTAG
- a CDS encoding DUF262 domain-containing HNH endonuclease family protein, with protein MKNKTESIRKIVNYLNNPEKEGGFWLPNIQRPFVWSEDQIQRLFDSVLREYPISTFLVWKTKSEIKTRRFIEKYRSNTKLSDYNEIPNEEQKLLVLDGQQRLQSFFIGLQGSYEKKELYFNVLSGKQAPPDDIRYEFKFIDKKNVTLPWVRFKDVVFSNKPRQMAKDILSKFDDITDEQSEIIEDNLMNAHTIFATSEVITYQEIDSVDNPENYNDDDVVEIFIRANSGGTRLGKSDLLFSLLTSSWDDADENMEDLLENLNGSEFNFSRDFILKTCLSLLNKGASYKVEKFRDGKTKEQIINDWTNISNSILDVRDFIATQTYIRTDKAMPSYLGLIPVIYFRYHYPDKWKKAKGLDTYFLRTLIAGSFSGTPDNLIDKCTKKITELSDFDTDIIFGVIKADGRNLDITKNTILGATYGSKQIHMIFNLLYKDFNYRPAYKNNLPQVDHIFPQAHLKKVKEVNPTTGKRNIRKYKVEFRDQIANCMLLSAGENGAGGKSDTLPEVWFADKDDSYLDMHLIPKDKDLWKMERFEDFIEARKVLIEEKFGYMIQEEVGND; from the coding sequence ATGAAGAACAAAACAGAATCAATTAGGAAGATTGTAAATTATCTAAACAACCCAGAAAAAGAAGGTGGATTTTGGTTACCAAATATCCAGCGTCCTTTTGTGTGGAGTGAAGATCAAATTCAAAGATTATTTGATTCAGTTTTACGAGAATACCCTATTAGTACATTTCTGGTTTGGAAGACAAAATCTGAAATCAAGACTAGACGTTTTATTGAGAAGTATAGATCAAACACTAAGCTGTCAGACTATAATGAAATCCCAAATGAGGAACAAAAGCTTTTAGTCTTAGATGGGCAGCAAAGATTACAGAGTTTTTTTATAGGCTTACAGGGTTCATATGAAAAAAAAGAACTTTACTTCAATGTGCTCAGTGGAAAACAGGCTCCACCTGATGACATTCGATATGAATTTAAATTTATAGATAAGAAGAATGTTACATTGCCATGGGTAAGATTTAAAGATGTTGTGTTTTCAAATAAACCAAGACAAATGGCAAAAGATATCTTGTCGAAATTTGATGATATAACAGATGAGCAATCAGAGATAATCGAAGACAATCTAATGAATGCACATACAATTTTTGCGACATCTGAAGTTATTACCTATCAGGAAATTGATTCTGTGGATAACCCTGAGAATTATAATGACGATGATGTTGTAGAAATTTTTATTAGGGCCAACTCTGGTGGAACACGTCTTGGAAAATCAGACTTATTATTTTCATTGTTAACATCATCTTGGGATGACGCAGATGAAAACATGGAAGACCTGCTAGAGAATTTAAATGGATCTGAGTTTAATTTTTCAAGGGACTTTATTTTAAAAACCTGCTTGTCTCTTTTAAATAAAGGAGCAAGCTATAAGGTTGAAAAATTTAGAGATGGTAAAACTAAAGAGCAGATAATCAACGACTGGACGAATATATCCAATTCGATATTGGATGTTAGGGATTTTATTGCAACACAAACATATATAAGAACAGATAAGGCAATGCCATCGTATTTGGGTCTAATTCCTGTAATTTACTTCAGATATCACTATCCTGATAAATGGAAGAAGGCCAAAGGTCTTGATACATATTTCTTAAGAACTTTGATAGCAGGATCTTTTAGTGGAACACCAGATAACTTGATTGATAAATGTACCAAAAAAATAACTGAATTAAGTGACTTTGACACAGACATTATATTTGGCGTGATAAAAGCTGATGGTAGGAATCTAGATATAACCAAAAATACTATCCTAGGTGCAACTTATGGTTCCAAGCAAATCCATATGATTTTCAACTTACTTTATAAAGATTTTAACTATAGACCAGCCTATAAGAATAACTTGCCGCAAGTTGATCACATATTTCCACAAGCTCATCTTAAAAAGGTCAAGGAAGTTAATCCCACAACTGGTAAACGAAACATTAGAAAATATAAGGTTGAATTCAGAGATCAGATAGCAAATTGTATGCTTTTGAGTGCAGGAGAGAATGGTGCTGGTGGTAAATCAGACACGTTACCTGAAGTTTGGTTTGCTGATAAGGATGACAGTTATCTAGATATGCATCTTATCCCTAAAGATAAAGATTTATGGAAAATGGAAAGATTTGAAGACTTTATAGAAGCAAGAAAAGTTCTAATTGAAGAGAAGTTTGGTTACATGATTCAAGAAGAGGTCGGTAATGATTGA
- a CDS encoding DUF2971 domain-containing protein, giving the protein MREEVFYKYRGLDNFEFFADIILNKRLYAAQFQTLNDPMEGHYYYSMNEDNEKNIDKWVKDFFNQKQKHRICSLSKDDNNMLMWSHYANSHRGVCIGVTVEDSLDIIHSGPVTYLDDLPTLQYHSTPQEVLMKKLKAWNYEREHRVISTDQFVKISVKEIIFGSRCTSVHKKIVRAIVEKYSPEIILKN; this is encoded by the coding sequence ATGAGAGAGGAAGTTTTCTATAAGTATAGAGGATTAGATAATTTTGAGTTTTTTGCAGACATTATACTTAATAAAAGATTGTATGCAGCTCAATTTCAAACTTTAAATGATCCAATGGAAGGACATTATTATTACTCTATGAATGAAGATAATGAGAAAAATATAGATAAGTGGGTTAAAGACTTTTTTAACCAAAAGCAAAAACATCGCATTTGTTCATTGTCTAAGGATGATAACAATATGCTTATGTGGTCTCACTATGCAAATAGTCACAGAGGTGTTTGTATTGGTGTGACGGTTGAAGATAGTCTCGACATTATTCATTCTGGCCCAGTTACATATTTAGATGACTTACCTACTTTGCAGTATCACTCTACACCTCAAGAAGTTTTGATGAAAAAATTAAAAGCTTGGAATTATGAAAGAGAGCATAGAGTTATTTCGACAGATCAATTTGTTAAGATAAGCGTTAAGGAAATTATATTTGGTTCAAGGTGTACTTCTGTTCATAAAAAAATTGTTAGGGCCATTGTAGAGAAGTATTCTCCAGAAATAATCTTAAAAAATTAA
- a CDS encoding HAD family acid phosphatase, whose product MKKNKCIIIDVDGTLANIDHRRGYLEEGNDWKRFNSSMENDSLNTWCKAIVDKFKNEYQIILLTGREEIHKDVTLKWLKGHDVHFDSIFFRSEKDYRDDAIVKKELFERHIQGKHSPLFVVDDRKKVVSMWRDLGLVCLQCDWGDF is encoded by the coding sequence ATGAAAAAAAATAAATGCATAATAATTGATGTAGATGGAACTTTAGCTAATATAGACCACAGAAGAGGCTATCTTGAGGAGGGTAACGACTGGAAAAGATTTAATTCCAGTATGGAGAACGACTCGCTGAACACTTGGTGTAAGGCGATAGTTGATAAGTTTAAAAATGAATATCAAATTATTCTTCTAACTGGAAGAGAGGAAATTCACAAAGATGTTACCTTAAAGTGGCTAAAGGGTCATGATGTTCACTTTGATTCAATATTTTTTAGAAGCGAAAAAGATTACCGTGATGATGCAATAGTTAAAAAAGAGCTATTTGAGAGGCATATACAGGGAAAGCATTCACCGCTATTTGTGGTAGATGACAGAAAGAAAGTTGTTTCAATGTGGCGAGATCTGGGATTGGTATGCCTACAGTGTGACTGGGGTGATTTTTAA
- a CDS encoding helix-turn-helix domain-containing protein: protein MKMEDVDSKNFENQEWLTTEEAADYLRISVGRLRNMTSNGYVPFYKLGRSNRYLKEELRKMLLDNRRGPWWDND, encoded by the coding sequence ATGAAAATGGAAGATGTTGATTCGAAAAATTTTGAAAATCAAGAATGGCTCACAACAGAAGAAGCAGCTGACTATCTTCGCATTTCTGTAGGTCGCCTTAGAAATATGACAAGCAATGGTTATGTCCCCTTCTATAAATTGGGTAGATCAAATAGATATTTAAAAGAAGAATTGAGAAAAATGTTGCTAGATAATAGACGTGGGCCTTGGTGGGATAATGATTGA
- a CDS encoding response regulator: protein MKKNILIIDDEPLIRDLIEDSIQRFFTQVNITTANDGLEAYLNTSRFNFDLIITDHKMPFCTGLDFIKKIRTTDNLNSSTPIIVISGYIPEIENEVIVLENLFYLDKPFKTDRLIKYCKITLGASG, encoded by the coding sequence ATGAAAAAAAATATTCTAATAATAGATGATGAGCCGCTGATTAGAGACTTAATTGAGGATTCAATTCAAAGGTTTTTCACGCAAGTAAACATAACTACTGCAAACGATGGACTCGAAGCATATCTAAACACTTCCCGTTTTAATTTTGACCTTATAATTACAGACCATAAGATGCCATTTTGCACAGGCCTAGACTTTATTAAGAAAATTAGAACAACAGATAATCTCAATTCAAGTACACCAATTATTGTTATTTCAGGATACATCCCTGAAATAGAAAATGAAGTTATAGTTTTAGAGAATCTATTCTACCTAGATAAACCATTTAAGACAGACAGACTAATTAAATACTGCAAGATCACCCTAGGTGCTTCTGGGTAG
- the dnaX gene encoding DNA polymerase III subunit gamma/tau → MSYQVLARKWRPKRFQDVIGQGHITKSLQNALSRDKLGHAYILTGTRGIGKTSVARIFAKAIRCENKLEDSNSCGVCESCQDFDSTSSMNVVEIDGASNNSVDDIRDLIGNIQYLPTSGKYKIYIIDEVHMLSTSAFNALLKTLEEPPAHAIFILATTEPEKLLGTVLSRCQRFDFRNAAVVDLVAHLKKICEVENIQFEDESIIKQISIQGKGSVRDTLSLLDQVLSFSENGVITEQSVSFALGLAKTSVIIELVSNIINGDRDEVVTLYKSLLNENVSVKNICHSLLDEFYLFISQIDNSENLKKRWPSVDSALLQSGEVFWIYESISKDVSWTLSSLSPENCTEIALQKVTLRNTFFEKGEVVKKKVNNSETLKLKEEVKEEAPIVEEEQASTPVVTEPEPVQEEIDASEEFSKMSTALEDSEKIITEAPVEEVADSSKKEEILKEKSVEELPRDWDGFLAYLFKVSPASAANLEQGNILSPLSKSDTSVSIEIGFPESSRVFLDYLKEQESFDKLKELVANFFSVELSKVNLQLEMVNQEQVIDSEFKSKAQIKQIEEEEVEEAKKEKIRSNPFIRQAETIFNSKIDKIVISKEKNN, encoded by the coding sequence ATGTCTTATCAAGTTCTAGCAAGAAAATGGAGACCAAAGAGATTTCAAGACGTTATAGGCCAGGGGCATATAACAAAATCTCTTCAGAATGCTTTGTCGAGAGACAAGCTGGGGCACGCCTATATTCTCACCGGAACGCGAGGCATTGGAAAAACTTCTGTAGCAAGAATTTTTGCTAAGGCCATTAGATGCGAGAATAAATTAGAGGACTCAAATTCTTGTGGAGTTTGTGAGAGCTGTCAGGATTTTGATAGCACAAGCTCAATGAATGTCGTTGAAATTGATGGGGCTTCAAATAATAGTGTCGATGACATTAGAGACTTGATTGGAAATATTCAATACCTGCCGACAAGTGGAAAGTATAAAATCTATATAATCGATGAAGTTCATATGCTTTCAACGAGCGCTTTTAATGCGCTTTTGAAAACTCTCGAAGAGCCACCAGCTCACGCTATTTTTATTCTAGCAACAACAGAACCTGAAAAACTTTTGGGAACAGTTCTATCAAGATGCCAAAGATTCGATTTTAGAAATGCCGCTGTTGTTGATCTTGTGGCCCACTTAAAGAAAATATGTGAAGTTGAAAATATTCAATTTGAAGATGAATCAATCATTAAGCAAATCTCTATACAGGGGAAGGGTTCTGTTAGAGATACACTTTCTCTACTTGATCAGGTTTTAAGCTTCTCTGAAAATGGTGTGATTACTGAGCAAAGTGTGAGCTTTGCACTTGGGCTTGCTAAGACATCAGTCATTATTGAACTCGTTTCAAATATTATTAATGGCGATAGAGATGAAGTCGTAACTCTTTATAAGAGTTTATTAAATGAAAATGTATCAGTAAAAAATATCTGCCACTCACTTTTAGATGAGTTCTATCTCTTTATTTCTCAGATAGATAATAGTGAAAACTTAAAGAAGAGATGGCCAAGTGTTGATTCAGCACTGTTGCAGTCCGGAGAAGTTTTTTGGATATATGAAAGTATATCTAAGGACGTGAGTTGGACTTTGTCGTCACTGTCGCCTGAGAATTGTACAGAAATAGCTCTTCAGAAAGTTACACTTAGAAATACCTTCTTCGAAAAAGGTGAAGTGGTTAAAAAAAAAGTAAATAATTCTGAAACTTTAAAACTTAAAGAAGAAGTTAAAGAAGAAGCTCCAATTGTTGAGGAGGAGCAAGCCTCTACTCCTGTGGTGACCGAACCTGAACCAGTTCAGGAAGAAATTGATGCGAGCGAAGAGTTTTCTAAGATGAGTACGGCTCTAGAGGATTCTGAAAAAATTATTACTGAAGCACCTGTTGAAGAAGTTGCTGATAGCTCTAAAAAAGAAGAAATCCTTAAAGAGAAGTCAGTTGAAGAGCTGCCTAGAGATTGGGATGGTTTTCTCGCCTATCTTTTTAAGGTCTCTCCAGCATCAGCGGCAAACCTTGAACAGGGAAATATTCTCTCCCCATTATCCAAATCAGACACATCAGTTTCAATTGAAATAGGCTTTCCAGAATCAAGTCGTGTTTTTTTAGATTATTTAAAAGAGCAAGAATCTTTTGATAAGTTGAAAGAGCTTGTTGCGAACTTCTTTAGTGTTGAATTAAGTAAGGTTAATCTCCAGCTTGAAATGGTGAATCAGGAACAAGTCATTGACTCTGAGTTCAAATCAAAAGCACAGATAAAGCAAATAGAAGAAGAGGAAGTCGAAGAAGCTAAAAAAGAAAAGATTAGAAGTAATCCTTTCATTCGTCAGGCAGAAACAATTTTTAATTCAAAAATAGATAAAATAGTAATCTCAAAAGAGAAAAATAATTAG
- a CDS encoding YbaB/EbfC family nucleoid-associated protein, with product MAKNLNHLMKQAQVMQQKMSTLQKELESRELEISAGGGMVKIKINGKQEILEMKINPECVDPSDVETLEELVQTAVNQAVKESQDMVSSAMSKVTGGLNIPGLF from the coding sequence ATGGCAAAGAATTTAAATCATTTAATGAAGCAAGCACAAGTTATGCAACAGAAGATGTCTACTCTTCAAAAAGAGTTAGAGTCGAGAGAGTTGGAGATTTCTGCTGGCGGTGGAATGGTAAAGATTAAAATTAATGGAAAGCAAGAAATACTTGAAATGAAGATTAATCCAGAGTGTGTTGATCCTTCTGATGTAGAAACTCTTGAAGAGTTAGTTCAAACTGCAGTTAATCAAGCGGTTAAAGAATCGCAGGATATGGTTAGTAGTGCTATGAGTAAAGTGACTGGTGGATTAAATATTCCAGGACTTTTCTAG
- the recR gene encoding recombination mediator RecR translates to MVELPETLLNVIDQLSKIPGVGDKTATRQTLILAKWSSQDLNAFGDAMKNLAHLKSCVDCGMYSDNDLCEICADAGRKEGRSICVVENVTDCLAIERSGNYDGLYHILGGVLNPLMGIGPEELKIDNFVKRAKSLEVESVILAVNPSVEGDATCSYIKQVLPENIEVDRIGFGIPMGGSLEYLDTMTIAKALENKKKM, encoded by the coding sequence ATGGTTGAGCTTCCAGAAACCCTCTTAAATGTCATTGATCAGCTCAGTAAGATTCCTGGAGTTGGTGATAAGACTGCAACAAGGCAGACTCTTATTTTGGCGAAGTGGTCTTCACAGGATCTAAATGCTTTTGGAGATGCCATGAAAAATTTGGCGCATCTAAAGTCATGTGTGGACTGTGGAATGTATTCGGATAATGACCTTTGTGAGATTTGTGCGGACGCTGGAAGAAAAGAGGGGCGCTCTATTTGTGTCGTTGAAAATGTAACAGATTGCTTAGCTATTGAGCGAAGCGGAAACTATGATGGCCTCTATCATATCTTAGGAGGAGTATTGAATCCTCTTATGGGAATTGGCCCAGAAGAACTCAAGATTGATAACTTTGTAAAAAGAGCAAAGAGTTTAGAGGTTGAAAGTGTTATTCTAGCTGTTAATCCTTCTGTAGAGGGGGATGCAACATGCTCTTATATTAAGCAGGTCTTACCTGAGAATATAGAAGTTGATAGAATTGGATTTGGTATTCCAATGGGTGGAAGCTTAGAATACTTGGATACAATGACTATTGCTAAGGCACTTGAAAATAAAAAGAAAATGTAG